The Vigna unguiculata cultivar IT97K-499-35 chromosome 1, ASM411807v1, whole genome shotgun sequence nucleotide sequence aaataaaaatgaataaaatgttTTCACCAAAAAGCACAAGAGAAGAAATAAGCACACATCTACGTACTTTGTCCTTTAATTAGGTTTGCCTCTACAACTTATTATTTGACAGCATGAGTTGCTTTAATTCAAGCAATTTCCACAATCAAACTTTCCAATACATAGtgattcatttttcttattaaaaatggGCAactatctttttaaatataacagTATAACCACACGAAATGAACTTACCACCCACTGTTTCAATTCAGCATCATAAGTTTCCCCACTGTTAGGATATATTACAACTGGTTTTGTTGTCACCTGAAGATATATGTGAACCAAGGATAAGTATTTATTCCACAATGACAAGTcccaaaacaataaaaatataacagttTATTAATGCAGGCACATTTCctttcatgaaaatcaaaaacaaGGGAAAAAAGGCATAGTGATATTTTTCAAAAGACATACTTGTGAAAACTGTATGAGGGTATATAGATTAAGTACATGATTCAAAGAGGTTTCCATTCATATAAGCCATCTTTATATAtccatgtgtgtgtgtgtgtgtgaaggttGAAAACCTAAATAgccaataaaaatgaaaacaacttGGCAACACTGATACTAATGCTACTAGAACTGaaacgtgtgtgtgtgtgtgagagagagagagagagaaagaggttgACTGCTATTCCAGTATAGTTGAAAACCTATACAGCcaataaacataaaaacaacTTGGCAACACAGATACTAACGCTACTAGAACTGAAACTGCActaaataataatgtaaaaaaagttaaacaacaAATTCATCTCGAAACAAGAGAACCAAAGTATACCTTTTTCAGCAAAACAATCAGATCATGTATAAATCTAGGTGCGGTACAGTTAATTCCAACAGCAACAACTTTATTGCATGATTCAGCAATAGAGCCACATTCCAAAAGGGAATCACCGCTAACAACATTAACTCCATCCTTAGAGTTAAAAGCAAACCATGCTGGAATTTTTATGTCCTCTTCTTCCAGAAGCTCAGCAAAAGCCTGCTTAGTCAATCAGTAAAGTTTGATAAATTCAGGAGTCAAGACAAAAACGAACATTTTAATGGTAGAcatacaaatttttattatccaaaactATTATTTACCTTTAGATAACTGTTATTTTGTGCTTGTTCCGGGAgtttaatagattaaatatcTCTTAATGAGTTATTCATCACAGTTACATTACTAGTGATTTTAACATTTCACAAAAGCAACGAAAACTTAATGCTTTCTGAATTTCCTGTGGTCTAGAGAAGCAAAGCATAATTTGGGCCTAATTTTAGAACAGTATTTTAGAAACGGAGATAACAaggaatgaaatattaaagagaCTACTATTTTGACAAGAACAGCCTTTTGCTCTTTTCTGAATCCACAAATATACTTTGAAAGACCATGTATGTCTTCAGACTGCAATTCAAACTATACATTGAAGCAAAAGGGCTATGAATAGAAACAATACACATAAAATGCATGATTAAACCTGATTGACAATAAGGCTTCATCTTTTATAACAGATATAGACCATATAATGCAATATATTTGTAAGCGACGAAGCTAATGTTTCTCTGGAAGTAAAGTCAACATGTTCATATGTTTAATTTGAGGATTTTCCCTACGTGCAGGATCgctatttatttctttatttcttttgtcaAAAATTTCTTCACTCAAACAAAAATCCATCAGAAGCTTACATAGTTCACATTTTCATGGTAGCAtggaacaaaaataaatcagcCAAAATGAATAATACAGTTGCACCAGAATATCTTTAATCATCAATAATTTTACCATCCCTTCCGTTCATTATCTGGCTTTTAAGGTTACagcataaaaaataagaaagtcaTGAGATAGCCATGATTATGAGAAAAATAAGTTCACTGGACTGAGGTGCcccttaaaatattattaagattCTATTGATCTTCTCTCATTCATAAGTATTAAGTGCTaagttagaaaaagaaattgtgcTGCATTATTGTAAAGAGACAGGTGACACTTTCTAAagatataagaaagaaaaaagggaaTAGATTTAAGCATCTGGCCGTCCAGAACTTTAGGGTAGGTACCTCAGCTTCAAGCTTATTGGGCACTGTTTCAAATGCAAGCAGATCAGCACCTGAATCTGCTAAGATTTGAACTCTTCTACGATGAAAATCTTTTAGTTTTGTCTTCGTGATAGCATCACCATAATGACCACTGTTAAGAGCACAATATCAAGAAACacgacaataaaaaaatataatttctattaGTGTCAACGACAGAAGCAATTATCAAACCACAACCTTTCTAAAATGTTAACAAACCTATGCAGAAAAAAAAAGCTGAAAACTGTAATTAAGATGGGCCTAGAAATCCATTTGATACAGCATCTTGATATAGTTCCATTCAAGAACGGGAAAGCTTGGTGCCAAAGTAatcaatataaattacaaaGCCACTCATGTGACCTTACAGCATATAGTAACCATAAAGTATATCATCTTGATTATTAGTCAATACATGGGATATATAACAAACCACGGCCGATGCTAAAGAATAGATCTTAATAATTTCACCTGTACTCTGATCCGTCGGCTAAATAAGCTCCATAGCTCCCCACTGACGCAGCAATCAGGATAGGCCGTTGTTTGAGGATTTTACCCTCAGCCCCATCACCCGAACAGCATTCAGAACATCCTTTATAATACAATTCACGCGCCTCGCGAGCAATTTCAACACTTCTTTTGAGCATGGCTTCACTCTCTTCATCAGTATAGCCTTTGTCTTTAAAACCTTGAATGGTGGCCTGTACACGAACAACTACCTCAACTTCAACATTAGCAACAAACAACAGAGAAATATGACACCCCTAAACTAAACCAACTCACTTGATAAGATGCTGTGATTATAATGTCAGCGCCATTTTCTAGGTAATCAAGGTGCACCTGCTCAATTTAGTAACTCAATCATTACCTCCAtttgaaagtgaaaaaagaaaaagaaaaagaaaatatcgTTTAACTAAGCTAAGACCGTTAACAATGAAAGAACTATTTAACAGATATAtaagcaaaaataaaacaaaaatatggtCCTTTATATTGGCAACAATGGATAAACATTGTGGTAACATGAAATACCAGagatttattcatttaaaaaaaaaaattgaagagtcGAGCGGTGTTAGAATTGAAACGAAGGAGAATGTACCTGGCGAATGAGGTGAGGAGAGGAAAAGAGGCATTTGGCGCTCCATAAGGGATCGTTGAGGTCCGCACCATGGCGCTCCAGCTCCGTCGCAAGACCGCCGTCGATGACGGCGGTGCCGCCTCTTTGGCGGAGCAAATCTACTAGTAACGACGACATTTTTACACCGGAAAGAGGAACTGGTTTtcttgaatatttaattatttgcttattatttattacatatttatagCTAGATCTTCGAATTGAGACCCGGCCCAAGCTGCATATGGATACTTCATGGCCCCATCTATATATGGATACAACATGGCCCAATCCGACGACTATAAGGCAGCTTTTTCCTCcatcttcatatatttattcatacattctcatatcaaaaaaaaaatccattttattctttttatattatgtaatcCATTTAGAAGTTAAAAACCACTTTTAGATCGtagtttaaaagttattttttagaaaaagaaaacttttaaacGCTATTTTTTTAACTCTCTAATTTTTAGAAGTCCTTTTTAGTTTCtgaattatataatctaaaaaacacttttagcttttaaattgactaaaaatcatttttattttcggattgtataatttaagaaaaataaaatggattttttttatgtaaagatACGGGGGTGAAAAATATGAAACTGTCCCATAACGATTAcgtcaaaacaaaaattattttttttattacatttttaggATATTGGagttagagatgacaaataaacttgtcttcgtgggtattgtccgaacccgtcccgttttgacggagaatccccgcattgactgggtatacATATGGGTATGGGAAATCCCCGACAtgttcagttgggtatggggatgggtatgggaatgtacatatccccgccataatacatGTCCCCGCCATATTTCCATTATcgtttaaattatatatatattctattttttatttcttttaattatttggtttgtcatgaaactcatttgcatctccaatatattttttatcttatcataacctttatgtaattatgttaaaatgatgtatgttaattaaaaaaaatatttctattattttttaatatttttatttattatatatttttctttcacatgagaatgtttatactctcaatttaaggtaatataacaaaaattatttacttattattattattattattattattattaatttttgtttaatctgaacaactcttttgtttcattaaaataattttcgttatttttcaaccattgagtatatatgttgatgtttgaaaacttttcttagttctctgagatatttttcatcttatcatactttatttatacatttgatttcctttgtgtaatttctttcgatagtctctcaaattatttctaaaacacacatttgttagttttttaatatttttatttattgtttattttcatcatgtaaaaaaatattttgatatattctatctaattatttttttattttataattcattattaatcatactgtaattttttcactttaaattatgtttgaagtgattaaagttatatatatatatatatatatatatatatatatatatatatatatattgatttagtCACTAACCCATagcagtcactatttttcgtcattggtggtagtaattgatttattgtctgaatcagtgattaaattagtgatcgattcaatgatcgaatcggtacttgatttagtgaccaatttaattactaatttatttgtaatttaatgacaaatttttttgtcactaatgatatttttatttaattttaaccacttcaaacataatttaataattagttctctaaggtatttttcatcttatcataccttaattatacatttgatttcctttgtgcaatttctttcaatagtctctcaaattatttctaaaacacacatttgttagttttttaatatttttatttattgtttattttcatcatgtaaaataatatttcgatatattctatttaattatttgttattttataactcattattaatcatactgtaaatttttcactttaattgtataaataaattttatttaatacaatataaaaatttaatgtaattgctatgaatatttatttgtcactatccaacatatattaaagttcaaaagatacaaaatctatgtcaaaattttattattatgtttattatttgttctttgtgtcattttgatcaagtgatgtattataacttttattagtctataaaaaagatattcattagaatttaaaagattgaagtaaacaaacatttaaaatatcttttaatttgaatatttgttttccttttatatttttttgaaatattttttaattttatcaactaagtttcatcaatgttgtagtttgcaaatttaataaattttttggttctcatgaaattttatttggtattctaatctaaaatgtagacaattataatttatttcaaagtatttgatatggaagaaataatcatcctcctaatattgaatatttgataatattatgttttctttaccgtaattttttttcttttttaaaaattaatattgaaatagttagcacacgggtacgggtattgtaacatccttttttttataaactgtgttatttattttaaataaaacaattagaaaatcttctatttttactaatgtttcatattttattatgatgtagtttaaacattaaaaatatattttatcatgtttttacttattaagaataacaataagaagaaaacaaaactaataaatatgtatatatatatatattaaaaaaaatattacgtaaaatatatatatatatatatatatatatatattaatttaaattttattaaataggtgtgtaaaaaatatatatataaaaaaaagagataagaagaaaagaagaaaagataagtagaaaagataagaagaaaagaaaaaaaaaaagaagataagatgagaaaagataagaagaagaaaaaaaaaaaaaaaaacctaagagataaacattaattaatgtaGGTAATGATGACTTGAGAAAGACAAGCATGTATATACGTATGAGATGAGAAGTTACgggagagaaaaagaaaaggagaaaaagtgagaaagaaagaaagaaagaaagaaagaagagagagaaagaaagaagaaaggagagagagaaagagaaagagaaataagAGAGATAAGGAGAAAATAgggaaagaaagtttagagcaaagattcaaagagatcctagTCTTTTACAACTATTATTAGTGttctcttcaatcaataaggtaaggggggagtgaggttaagctcttatatattaatcttgataagctcatgggttttatatta carries:
- the LOC114173564 gene encoding selenocysteine methyltransferase-like yields the protein MSSLLVDLLRQRGGTAVIDGGLATELERHGADLNDPLWSAKCLFSSPHLIRQVHLDYLENGADIIITASYQATIQGFKDKGYTDEESEAMLKRSVEIAREARELYYKGCSECCSGDGAEGKILKQRPILIAASVGSYGAYLADGSEYSGHYGDAITKTKLKDFHRRRVQILADSGADLLAFETVPNKLEAEAFAELLEEEDIKIPAWFAFNSKDGVNVVSGDSLLECGSIAESCNKVVAVGINCTAPRFIHDLIVLLKKVTTKPVVIYPNSGETYDAELKQWVQNTGVTDEHLISYVTKWLEVGASLVGGCCRTTPATIRKIYSVLSRGKSAIVGKE